GCCCGCTGCGCTCCGCCGAGGTGGACCTCGCCGCGCTGGTCGCCGAGGCGGTGTGGGACGCCCGGGCGGCGGGCGGCGGCCACCACTGGGAGCTGGCGCTGCTGCTCGACGTCCCCGCGCTGGTCGTCGGCGACGAGGCCGGACTGCACCAGGTGGTGGCCAACCTGCTGGCCAACGCCCGTACGCACACCCCCGCGGGTACGACGGTGGCCGTCTCCGTCGAGTCCACGGCCACGCACCGCGTCGTCCGCGTACGCGACGACGGCCCCGGCATCCCGCCCGCCTTCCTCCCCGCCGTCTTCGAACGCTTCACCCGCGCCGACGGCTCCCGCGCCCGCGCCACCGGGGACGGCACCGGCGGCTCCGGGCTCGGCCTCGCCATCGTCGCCGCGCTCACCGCGGCGCACCGCGGGACCATCGACGTCCGCAGCGCCCCCGGCCACACGGAGTTCACCCTCGCCCTGCCCGCGGCGGCCCCCACCGACGCGTGCGCGCGCACGGCGGGCTCCGCCGACGAGTGCCCTCTCCCGGCGGCCCCCGCCGAGTCGCACCCCCTCGCGGTGGCCGCGCCCCCGCCGCCTCTTCAGGTTCCGCTCAGCTCGCGCCCCCAGAGTCGTGCGCGTGCGGCCGTCCGGCAGGGGCGTGCCCATGACGAAGGGAGTCAGTGAGATGACCGAGCTCGGCACCGGGCAGCCCGGCGTCCCCGAGGGCCACGACGGCGCGACGACCGGGGCGGGCGGCGCGACCGCCACCGGGCGCCCCGCGCACGCGAGCCGCCGCAACTTCATGCGCAAGGTGTTCTTCGCGAGCGGCGCCACCGCCGTCGCGACCATGGGCGGCGCCGGAGCCTGGTCCGCGCTCGCCGACGACACCACCGGTTCCGCCACCGCCTCGGCCTCCGCCTCCCCGACCGCCGTTCCGAGCGGTGCGCCCAGCGGCGGTCCCGGCGGCGCCGGGGGCGGCCCCGGCAACCAGACGATCACCGAGGAGTTCTTCGGCCTCACCACCGACGGCAACCGGATCGACGACCTCTTCACCGTCCACTCCACCGGCGTCGCCACCGCTCCGGTCGTCGCCGCCGCGAAGGCGTTCCTGGCCGGGCTGACCGACACCCAGCGCACGTCGACGCAGTTCACCGTGCACTCCACCGAGTGGCGGCTGTGGAGCAACGTCGACTCCTACGACCGCCAGGGCGTCTCGCTCGCCGACCTCACCGACGCGCAGAAGGCGCTCGGCACCGCCCTGCTGAAGGCCGCGCTCAGCGCCGACGGCCTGGAGACCACCGAGAAGATCCGCCGGATCAACCAGGCGGCCGGCGAGGCGATCGGCAACACCAAGTCCTTCAACGAGGACGCCTACTACTGGACCCTGATGGGCACGCCGTCGACCACCGAGCCCTGGGGCTTCCAGCTCGACGGTCACCACCTGGTCCTCAACTACTTCGTGCTCGGCGACCAGGTCGTCATGAGCCCCTGCTTCTGGGGCTCCGAGCCGACGTCCATGGAGATCGACGGCGAGACGGTCACGGTCTGCCACGAGGAGGTCGCCGCGAGCCTGGCGTTCATGTCCTCGCTCACCGAGGCGCAGCGGAAGGTCGCCATCGCCTCCTCGACGAAGTCGAACGAGTCGATGAAGGCTGGCGCGTTCTCCGACAACGCGGTCCAGGCCTACACGGGCCTGCGCGCCAACGTCCTCAACGGGGCGCAGCGGACGAAACTCCTCGCCCTCGCCGAGGTCTTCGCCGGCCGCGCCAGGGCCGACGCGGCGAAGGCCCGGATGGCCGAGATCCGACGGCACCTCGACGACACGTACGTCACCTGGGCCGGCGGCACGGGCGACGACGACGCGTTCTACGTCCGCGTGCACAGCCCCGTCGTCTGGATAGAGGTCGACTGCCAGGCCCCCGGCCCCCTGGCCGGTGCCTACGGCGCGACCCAGGGCAGCGGCCCCACCCAGAAACACGTCCACTCCGTCATCCGCACCCCCAACGGCAACGACTACGGCCGCGAACTCCTGCGCCAGCACTACCTGACGTCGCCTCATCACCGGGGCTGAGCGATACCCGGCCAATGCGACGCGTGGCGGCCGGGCCATCCTGTTCGTGGAGAACGTCGTGGTGGCCCGCGGCTTCCAACGGCGTGGCGTCGGCGCCGGGTTTTCGCCGCTACCTCCCCCAGGGGAGCCGCAGTTGAGACGGCGCCGAGCGCGGTCGCGTCCCCCGACGCAGGCAGCCGTCCCGCCCCGCGGGACGGCTCGCGGCGGGGTTTACAACCGCCGCGCTCGGCGCTACCTTCCCCGACAGGCGAGGTGGGAGCGCTCCCATGGTCGTCGGACCGGAACCCGCCGACCACGACCCGCTCCCGCCTCGCACTTCACAGGTGCACATCCGCAATGCCACCCCCACCCGTACGCGCCCGTACGGCCGCAGCGGAAGGAACGGACCTCACTGTCATGATCATGGCAAAGGCAAGAGCCGGCACGCCCTTACGCCCCCTGCGCCGGCCACCCCTGTCCACCCGCACCCGAGCCCTCTTCCTCGTCCTCGCCGCACTCCTCGCCACCGTCCCGGCGCTCGCCCTGGTCGTGAGTGCCGGCGGCCAGGCCGAGGCGCACGGCACCCCCATGAAGCCCGCGAGCCGCACCTTCCTGTGCTGGCAGGACGCGCTCACCGACACCGGTGAGATCAAGCCCGTCAACCCGGCCTGCAAGGCGGCCCAGCAGGTCAGCGGCACGACACCGTTCTACAACTGGTTCTCCGTGCTCCGCTCGGACGGCGCCGGCCGCACCCGCGGCTTCGTCCCCGACGGCGAACTGTGCAGCGGCGGCAACACCAACTTCACCGGCTTCAACGCCGCCCGCGACGACTGGCCGGTCACCCACCTCACCTCCGGCGCGACCGTCGACTTCTCGTACAACGCCTGGGCCGCGCACCCGGGTTGGTTCTACGTCTACGTCACCAAGGACGGCTACGACCCGACCCGGCCGCTCACCTGGGACGACATGGAGGACGAGCCGTTCCTCTCCGTCGACCACCCGCCGCTCAACGGCACCCCCGGCACGGTGGAGGCCAACTACTCCTGGACCGGCAAGCTCCCGGAGAACAAGTCCGGGCGCCAGATCATCTACATGGTCTGGCAGCGCTCGGACAGCGCGGAGACCTTCTACTCCTGCTCCGACGTGGTCTTCGACGGCGGCAACGGCGAGGTGACGGGCATCCACGAGCCGGGGAACGGCACCCCGACCGACCCGGTGCCGGGCACCTGCACCGCCACCCGCGAGACCACGGGCAGCTGGAGCGGCGGCTACCAGTCCGAGGTGACGGTCACCAACTCCGGTGACGTGCCGATGCTGGGCTGGATGGTCGACTGGACGCTGCCGGACGGCCAGAAGGTGGACAGCCTCTGGAACGGCAACGCCACGTACACGGGCCAGGACGTGATGGTCCACAACGCGGACTGGAACGGCTCCCTGGATCCGGGTCAGTCCGCCACCTTCGGCTACGTCACCACGGGCGCCGACGGGGACAGTACGACGACACTGCCCTGCCAGGTCGGCTGAGGCCCCCACCCCCTTGGGCGCAGCACGGAACCGGTGAGGGGAGCGAACCCCTCACCGGCTCCGCCCGCCGGCCGGCCCCAAGGGGGGAGGGAGCCGCCCGACGGCTACAACTGTGGCTTGGTACGAACCGCTGGCAACGCGACAACGTTGTCTCACACTTCATCACCGACTCTACCCTCCGAACAGACAACGATGTCAACCCAGTTGCGTGCCCTTGCGCCTCCAAGAAACCGGCCAGGCGGCACACAGGAGCCCCACGGGGGCCGCCCGGGCCCCCGCCTCCCGTACGCACCCTTCCCCACCCCCGCCCGTCCGGGTTACTGTCCCTCCGGCTTGTGCGACCTGTGGTGCGCGACCCGTCCGATCGAAGGAGGGGCCGCGTCATGCGTTTCCGCCCGGCATCCCTGCTGCTGGCCGCCGTGTTGGCGACCGGCGGCGCCACCCCGGCGCTCGCCGCGAGCGCCACCGCGCCACCGACACCGGACCTGGTCCGGGACCCGACCACCTACGTCGACCCGCTGATCGGCACGAAGAACGGCGGCGACACCTACCCCGGTGCCGTCACGCCCTTCGGCATGTTCTCCTTCAGCCCCGAGACCACCCGCGGCAACGCCACCGCCACCACCGCCCCCGGCGGCTACCAGTACGACGCCACCCGCATCCGCGGCTTCAGCCTGACCCACATGTCCGGCACCGGCTGCGCCGGCGGCAGCGGGGACATCCCGCTCTTCCCGTACGCGGGCGAGGTCACGTCGTCCCCGGCGAGCGACACCAAGGACGCCGTCTACGCCTCGGACTTCAGCCACGACGACGAGACCGCCGAGCCCGGCCACTACAAGGTCGGCCTGAAGTCCGGCGTCACCGCCGACCTGACGGCCACCGCGCGCACCGGCTCGGCCCGTTTCACCTACCCCGCCGACAAGCCGGCCTCGCTGCTGATCCGTACCGCCAACTCCGAGGTGGGCTCCACCGACTCGACGGTGAGGATCGACCCGAAGACCCGTACGGTGTCCGGCTCGGTCACCTCCGGCAACTTCTGCGGGTACCTCGACCCCGAAGGTCAGCGCGCCTACTACACCCTGTACTTCACGGCTCAGTTCGACCGTGACTTCTCGTCCACAGGTACCTGGCAGGACGGCAAGCTGAACCCCGGCACCACCACCGCCTCCGGCGGCACCGGCGACTTCAAGGCGAACGGCGGCCGCCCCGTCGCCGGCAAGGGCGCGGGCGGCTACGTCCAGTTCGCGGCCGGGGACAAGCCGGTGAACGTCAAGGTCGGCATCTCCTACGTCAGCCAGAAGGGCGCCGAGGCCAACCTGCGCGCCGAGAACGCGAAGCACCGCTCCTTCGACTCCGTCCGCAAGGCCGCGAACCGGGCCTGGCGCGACCGGCTGGACGGCATCCGGGTCGGCGGCGGCACCGAGGCGGAGCGCACCACCTTCTACACCGCGCTCTACCACGCCATGTTCCACCCGAACGTCATCAGCGACGCCGACCGCAGATACCGCGGCAGCGACGGCAAGGTGCACCGGGTGACCCACGGCCACAAGGCGCAGTACGGCACCTTCTCCGGCTGGGACGTCTACCGCGACCAGGTGCAGCTGCTCACCCTGCTGGACGCGCGCACCGGCTCCGACGTGGCGCAGTCGCTGTACGAACTGGCCCAGCAGAACGGGGGAGTCTGGGACCGCTGGCTGCACGGCGCCTCCGGCACCCATGTGATGAACGGCGACCCCTCGCCGACCGCCCTGGCCGGCATCCGCGCCTTCGGCGGCACCGACTTCGATCTGCGCGGGGCGCTGAAGTCACTGGTGAAGGCGGCGACGGTGCCGACCGAGCAGGACCTGTCCTCCTCCGGCAAGCCGGTGCTCTCGGTGGGCCAGCGGCCCTCGCTCGACAAGTACCTGAAGCTGCACTACATGCCGTCGGTCTCCAACGCGTGGGGCGGCGCGGCCGAGACGCTGGAGATGTCGACCGCCGACTTCTCCCTCTCGCAGCTCGCCGCCGCGGTGCACGACAAGAAGACCGCGAAGACCTTCGCGAGCCGCGCGCAGTGGTGGCAGAACAACTTCAACCTCGCCGCCGACCCCACCGGCGGTTACATCGCCAACCGCAAGGCCGACGGCAGCTGGGTCACCGGATTCACCCCGGGCACCGGCAACGGCTTCGTGGAGGGCACGGCCGCCCAGTACACCTGGATGGTGCAGCACAACCCGGCCGGTCTGTTCGCCGCGATGGGCGGCAAGGACAAGGCGCTCGCCCGCCTCGACTCCTTCTTCCACGACGCCGACGGCGGCTGGGCGTTCACCGGCAGCGGCGGCGACAAGTCCGAGATGGACAACGAGCCGTCCATCAACGTGCCCTACCTGTACGACTACGCGGGCGCGCCCTACAAGACGCAGGAGACCGTGCGCGCGGCGATGACGAAGCTGTGGTCGACGCAGCCGGGCGGCATTCCCGGCAACGACGACCTCGGCGCGATGTCGTCCTGGTACGTCTTCTCGGCGCTCGGCATGTATCCGCAGGTGCCCTCCCGTGCGGAACTCGTCCTCGCCTCCCCGCTGTTCCCGCGCGTGGTCATCGACCGCCCGCACGGCAAGGACATCGAGATCCGGGCGAAGGGCGCCGCGGCCGACGCGCCGTACGTCCAGTCCCTGAGGGTCAACGGCAGGACCACCGACCGGACCTGGCTCCCGGAGTCCTTCGTCCGCGACGGCGGCCGGCTGGACTACACGCTCTCCTCGACGCCCGACAGGACGTGGGGCACCGACGCGGCCGACGCCCCGCCGTCCTTCCGGGACGGTGAGCAGCCGTACCAGATCGGCGTGGGTCCGACCACGGCGACGCTCGCCCCGGGCGAGAGCACGACGCTCGACATCCGTGCGCTGGCGCTGAGCGGCGGCACGGGGCCGGAGGTCCGCTTCCAGGTGGACACCCCGGCGGGCGTGACGGCGAGCCCGGCCTCGGGCACGGTCAAGGACGGCGCCCAGCGGATCACGCTCACGGCGGCGAAGGACGCGGAACAGGGGTTCGCGGACGTGAAGGTGACCGTCACCTCCGGTGACACCTCCTACGCCCAGCCGATCGCCCTCACCGTCGCGGCCCCCGGCTCGCTGCTGGCGGCGTACAACAACACCGGCATCTCCGACGACTCCGGTGACCACGACGAGGCGGACTACGACGGCGGCGGCTGGAGCTACTCGCTCCAGGCGCTGAAGGCGGCCGGGCTGACCCCCGGCGAGCAGGGGACGGCGGCCGGGCTCACGTTCACCTGGCCGAACTCCCCGTCGGGCCGCCCCGACAACGCCTCCGCCGCCGGCCAGACGATCGAGCTGACCGACCCGGCCGCCTCACTGTCGTTCATCGGCAGCGCGGTCAACGGCAACCAGCAGACGAAGGCGACGGTCACGTTCACGGACGGCACGACCGCGGGGACCGACCTGTCCTTCACGGACTGGACGGTCGGCGGGGGCGGCGGCACGGTCCAGTACGACAACGAGGTCGTCGCGAAGGCCGCGTACCGCAACGTCGCCGGCGCCGACAAGGACCCGGTCGCCACGTACGTCTTCGCCACGAAGCCGTATGAAGCGCCTGACGGCAAGAAGGTGGCGAGCGTGACGTTGCCGGACAACGGCGACGTGCACGTGTTCACGGTCGCTGTGGGCTGACGCCCCCTCGGCCCCCACCGGTGCTGTCCCCGGGGGCTCCGCCCCCGGGACCCCGCGTGCGTTGTCGGCCGCGGGCCGGTGGGGGCTGGTCGCGCCCGCGCGGCGGAGCCGCATATCGGCACAGCCCCGCACCCCTTACGGGGCGCGGGGCTTCGTCAGCTCGCGTACGTCTCGAACTCCGCCACCTTCGGCGTGCCGGACGCACCGGTGATGTCGAACGTGAGCTTGCGGACCGCGGTGCTGGGGAACGAGATGGTGCCCGCGCCGTTCCCCGTGGTCAGGACCGTGCCCGTGTCGGCGTCGAGCAGGCGCCAGGAGCCGATCGTGCCCTCGGAGCCGGAGGCCTCGCGGATGACGGCCTTGGAGACGGCGGTGGCGGAGCTCCACTTGATGGAGACCGAGCCGGTGGAGCCGTTCGGGGACCAGTACGTGCTCGTGTCGCCGTCGCGCACGTTGCCGTAGCTCGTGCCGGAGGCCTTGCTGGAGCCGTCGGAGCCGGCGCCGATGCTCAGGTTGGTGCCGCTGGGCTGCGTGGGCGTGCCGGGGTCGTCCGGCGTCGAGGTCGTCGGGTCCGGGGTGGGGGACGTCGGCGTCGTCGGGGAGCAGCTGCCGTCCGAGACCTTCAGGCCCGTGTCGGCGCCCGCCGTCCGCGTCACCACGTCCGGCACGCAGTCGGCGTCGTCGAGGGTGTACGAGTACGGGATGCTGACGGTGGTGTTGGACTGCGGGTCCGGGCCCGCCGGGTTGTTCTCCTCGCCGGGGTCCGACCAGGTCACGTTGTCGTAGATGTTGCCGCTGACCTGCCAGTAGCCCGCCGCGTCGGTGTAGAACGTGCCGAGGACGTCCTTGGAGTCCTTGAAGTAGTTGTTGTCCACCTTGGCGTGCGCGCCGGCCCGGGAGTTGATGCCGGACTTGGTCAGGCCCACGTAGTAGTTGTCGTAGATGTGGGCCGTGCCGCCGCGCAGCAGGGGCGTACGGGAGTCGATGTTCTCGTACAGGTTGTGGTGGAACGTGATGTAGCTGTTGGAGACGTCGCTCTCGCTGGAGCCGATCAGCCCGCCGCGCCCCGAGTTGCGCAGGGTGCTGTACGACAGGGTCACGTACTGGGTGTTGTCCTTCATGTCGAAGAGGCCGTCGAAGCCCTCGTCCTCGCCGCCGGAGGCTTCCAGGCTCGCGTGGTCGACCCAGACGTTGCGGACGTCGCTCTCCATGCCGATCGCGTCGCCGCCGTTGGACGTGGGGGAGCCGGACTTCTTGACGTTCTTCACGGTCACGTTCTGGATGATGATGTTGCTGGAGTCCCGGATGTGGATGCCCAGTTGGTCGAAGACGGCCCCACTGCCGACGCCGACGATCGTGACGTTGCTGATCTGCTTCAGCTCGATCTTGTCGGCCGCGGTGTCGCAGCTGTCGCCCGAAACCTTGCTGGTGTTGCCGTGGTTGATGGTGCCCTCGACCTCGATGATGATCGGGGTCGAGCTGCTGGCCCTGCTGCACAGCGCCTGGTGGATCGCGGTGCCGGTGGTGGCGCGGACCGTCTGCCCGCCCGCCCCGCCGGTGGTCCCGCCGTTCTGGGTCGCGTAGCCGGTCGCGCCGGCGGTCGCGGCCGAGGCCGACGGCATCGCCACGAACGCCCCGGCCGCCGCCGCGAGGGCCGCCGTGGCCAGCGTCGCGTGGAGCCGCAGTGCGGTTGGTCTCCTCATGGTTCGTCTCTCCTCGTTCGTCGTTGAGCTGCTGGGGGTGGTGCCGGACCCTTGTCCAGGGTCCGTAAGCCCTTACTGCTGCCATGGGCATGACAGCGACATGCAGACGCGACTGTGCGGAGAAAGCGCTTTCTGGACAACCGTGAGAGTAGGACCGCCCCCACCGCCCTGGCAAGGTGCCGTACGCACACGCGCGAGGCACCGCACGCACACAGCAGAGCGGGCCCGGAAGACTCTCCGGGCCCGCCCCTCGCGTGCTACAGCCGTGCCGTCACCCCAGCAGCTCCACCTCCGACAGCGTCGCCTCGCCGTTCAGGACCAGCCGGTAGTGCGCGTAGGACCGCGCGTGCGGGATCGAGAACGCCCGGGTCTGCCGGTCCCAGCGGAAGGACTCGCCGGAGCGCTTGTCCAGCGTCCGCCAGTGCGTGCCGTCGCTGGAGGCCTGCAGCGTCCAGCCCGTCGGGGCCTTGGTGTGGTCGGCCGGCGACGTCAGCGTGTACTGGGCGGCCTTGGCGCGGTCGCCCGACAGCGGCAGGTCCACCGTCGTCGCGCTCGCCTGTGTCGCCGAGGTGTTGTCGAACAGCGCGCCCTCGTCCTTCAGCACGTCCGCCCGGGGCGTGGGCACCTTGTCGTCCTTCGTCACCGACACCGGCGCGTCGTGCTTGCCCGTGCCCCACGAGGACGGCTTGGCGCCCATGTCGAAGTCCAGCACCCCGCCGCGGGAGAGCAGCGAGTGCGGCAGCGACGTCTTGTTCCACCGCTTGCCGTTGACCCGCAGCCCCTGCACGTAGATGTTCTTCATGCTGTTCTTCGGCGCCTTGACGACCAGGTCGTGGCCGTTCTCCAGGTGCACGGTCGCCTTCTTGAACAGCGGGGAGCCGATCGCGTACTCGCCGCTGCCCATCACCAGCGGGTAGAAGCCGAGCGCCGAGAACAGGTACCAGGCCGACTGCTCGCCGTTGTCCTCGTCGCCGTGGTAGCCCTGCCCTATGGCGCTGCCGGTGTAGAGGCGGGAGAGCACCTCGCGCACGTTCTTCTGCGTCTTGTACGGCTGCCCGGCCGCGTCGTACATGTAGGTGATGTGGTGCGCGACCTGGTTGGAGTGGCCGTACATGCCCATCCGTACGTCACGCGCCTCGATCATCTCGTGGATGACGCCGCCGTAGGAGCCCTTCAGGTCCACGGAGGCGGTCTCCGGGGTCGAGAAGAACGTGTCCAGCTTGTCGGCGAGCTTGTCCTTGCCGCCGTACAGGTTGGCCAGTCCCTGGCCGTCCTGCGGCACGGTGAAGGCGTAGCCCCAGCCGTTGGTCTCCGTGTAGTCGTAGCCCCACACGCGCGGGTCGTACTTGTCGGAGGCCACCCGCCAGTTGCCGTCCTCGTCCTTGCCCTGGAAGAACCCGGCCTTGGAGTCGAACAGGTTGACGTAGTCGCGGGCGCGGTTGAGGAAGTACTCCGACTCCTCCTTGTAGTGCTTCTTGTGCGTCTTCTTGTACAGCGCCGCGCCCATCTGCGCGATGCCGTAGTCGTTGACGTAGCCCTCCATCGCCCAGGACAGGCCCTCGCCCGTGCTGGTGCTGGTGTAGCCGAGGAAGGGCGAGGTCGTCATGCCCTTGCGGCCGACCCCGGAGGAGGGCGGGACGACGGTGGCGTTCTTCAGCGCCGCGTCGTACGCCGACTCGGCGTCCATCTTCACGCCCTTGACGTACGCGTCCGCGAACGCCACGTCCGAGGACGTGCCGGTCATCAGATCCGCGTAACCGGGGGAGGACCAGCGGGAGGTCCAGCCGCCGTCCTTGTACTGCTGGACGAAGCCGTCGACCATCTCACCGGCCTGGGAGGGCGTCAGGAAGGAGTACGCCGGCCAGGTGGTGCGGTAGGTGTCCCAGAACCCGTTGTTGACGTACACCTTGCCGTCGACGATCTTCGCGCCGGTGTGCGTCGGGGTGTTCTCGCCCGTCGCCTTCGAGAACGGCGAGGCGTACTGGTACTTCCCGTCCACCTTCTCGAAGCCCGAGTTGGGGTACAGGTACAGCCGGTAGAGCGAGGAGTACAGCGTGGTCAGCTGGTCGGCGGTGGCACCCTCGACCTCGACCTTGCCGAGGATCTTGTCCCAGGCCTGCTGCGCGCTCCGCTTCACCGAGTCGAAGGAGCGGCTGTCCGGCAGCTCCCGCGACAGGTTGTCCTTCGCCTGGTCCACGCTGATCAGCGAGGTCGCCAGGCGCAGGGTGACGGCGTGGTCGTGGCCCGCGTCGAAGCGCAGGTAGCCCGTGACGCCGGAGGACGAGCCGTCCTTGACCGCCGAGTCGAACCTGCCGTAGAGGAACAGCCGGGTCGCGCCCGCCGAACCGCCGGACTTCACGTCCGAGTAGCCGGTGATGACGCCGTTCTCCTTGTCCAGGGTGAGGCCGCCCTCGTCCCGGATGTTGTCGAAGATGACGCTCGCGTCGTCACCGGGGTAGGTGAAGCGCATGGCCGCCGCGTGGTCGGTCGGCGCCATCTCGGCCTTGATGCCGTTCTCGAAGGTCACGCCGTAGTAGTACGGGCGGGCGGTCTCCTTCTCGTGGCGGAAGGGGAGCTGCCGGGCCGTCTTGCCGGTGTCCGGGGTGCCGGAGGCGGCCGACGGCATCACCTGGAAGGTCTGCCGGTCACCCATCCACGGGCTGGGCTCGTGGCTGGCGCTGAACGCCTGGATGGTCGGCAGGTTGTCGTCGTTGTTGCCGCGGGAGTAGTCGTAGAGCCAGTTCTCCACGCTCGCGTTGGTCACCGGCGTCCAGAAGTTGAAGCCGTGCGGGACGGCCGCGGCCGGGAAGGTGTTGCCGCGCGAGAAGCTGCCGGTGGAGTTGGTGCCGCGGGTGGTCAGCGCGTAGTCGGACAGATGCGCCTTGGGCCGCTCGGGCGCCGCGACCTTCAGCGACACGTCGTCCACCCAGCCGCGGAACTTGGCCGGACCCTTGGCGGAGTCGTAGGCCACCAGTATCCGGTCCACGGTCTTCCCGGCGGCCACCGAGCCGATCGAGGAGAGCACGTCGTTCCACTGGTTGACGTAGAGGATCTTGGCGTCGCCCTGCCCGCGCGGGGTCAGCGGGAAGCCGTGCTGGTCCTGCGCGCCCAACTGGCTGAGGTAGGTGCCGTCGGTGAAGGCGAGGTCGACGGAGACGTTGGTGGCGTCGTAGTCGAGGTCACCGGACGCCATCGAGGGGAAAATCCTGTACGACAACTGCGTGTTCCGCTCGACGCGCACGTTGACGTCGAAGACCTTGTTGTACGAATACGCCCGGCCGTCCGCCTTGTGCCGGCCGGCGTACCGCAGCGCCCGCTTGCCGGTGAAGCCGGCGCCGGACTTGGCGGTGGGGGACCCGGTGGGGCCCTGGTCCACGAGGCTCAGCATGTCCTCGGGCGTCGTGGCGACATGGCCGTCGGAGAACTGCACGTCGGCGAGTTGGAGGATGTCCGCACCGTGGTTCTTGGTGAAGTCCAGCCGGAAGTGCTGGTACTCGGCCGGCGCGGCCAGGTCGTAGGTGTTGGTCGTCTGCCGGTCGGCGAAGGACTGACCCGTGCGGGTGTCGACCGTCTTCCAGTCCTTGCCGTCCGTGGAGCCCTTCAGGGTCCAGTCGGCGGGGTCGCGCTCGACGACGTCGTTGGCGGAGGTGAGGGCATAGCTGGTGAGCTTGACCGGGGCGTCCAGGTCGAACTCGACCCAGCCGGTCCTGTCGAACGTCAGCCACTTGGTGGTGGGCTCGGTGTCGACGAGGTTCTCCTTGACCTCGCCGCCCTGCGTGTTCTCGGCGCTGGCCCGCACGCCGGTGACGTGGTCGGTGACGCTGCCGGGAATGCCGGTGCTGTAGCCGCCGTCGACGCCCGAGGCACGCTTGGCGCCGCCGGCCGTCGTGTCGACGGTGTTGACCCACGTCGGGGCCGGGTCCCCCGACTCGAAGGAGGAGCTGAACTCCCGGTCGGCCTTGGCCGCTCCGGCGGGCCGGGCCACGGCGGCGCCCTGGGAGGCCACCACCAGAGCGAAGGCGGTCGCTGCCACGACCGCCGAGGGACCCCATCTGTGCCGAGCTCTGTGCTGCATGCGCGAGAACCCTTCCTGCGCGAATCGGTAAGAAGTAACGGACAACGT
The DNA window shown above is from Streptomyces sp. NBC_00670 and carries:
- a CDS encoding GH92 family glycosyl hydrolase yields the protein MQHRARHRWGPSAVVAATAFALVVASQGAAVARPAGAAKADREFSSSFESGDPAPTWVNTVDTTAGGAKRASGVDGGYSTGIPGSVTDHVTGVRASAENTQGGEVKENLVDTEPTTKWLTFDRTGWVEFDLDAPVKLTSYALTSANDVVERDPADWTLKGSTDGKDWKTVDTRTGQSFADRQTTNTYDLAAPAEYQHFRLDFTKNHGADILQLADVQFSDGHVATTPEDMLSLVDQGPTGSPTAKSGAGFTGKRALRYAGRHKADGRAYSYNKVFDVNVRVERNTQLSYRIFPSMASGDLDYDATNVSVDLAFTDGTYLSQLGAQDQHGFPLTPRGQGDAKILYVNQWNDVLSSIGSVAAGKTVDRILVAYDSAKGPAKFRGWVDDVSLKVAAPERPKAHLSDYALTTRGTNSTGSFSRGNTFPAAAVPHGFNFWTPVTNASVENWLYDYSRGNNDDNLPTIQAFSASHEPSPWMGDRQTFQVMPSAASGTPDTGKTARQLPFRHEKETARPYYYGVTFENGIKAEMAPTDHAAAMRFTYPGDDASVIFDNIRDEGGLTLDKENGVITGYSDVKSGGSAGATRLFLYGRFDSAVKDGSSSGVTGYLRFDAGHDHAVTLRLATSLISVDQAKDNLSRELPDSRSFDSVKRSAQQAWDKILGKVEVEGATADQLTTLYSSLYRLYLYPNSGFEKVDGKYQYASPFSKATGENTPTHTGAKIVDGKVYVNNGFWDTYRTTWPAYSFLTPSQAGEMVDGFVQQYKDGGWTSRWSSPGYADLMTGTSSDVAFADAYVKGVKMDAESAYDAALKNATVVPPSSGVGRKGMTTSPFLGYTSTSTGEGLSWAMEGYVNDYGIAQMGAALYKKTHKKHYKEESEYFLNRARDYVNLFDSKAGFFQGKDEDGNWRVASDKYDPRVWGYDYTETNGWGYAFTVPQDGQGLANLYGGKDKLADKLDTFFSTPETASVDLKGSYGGVIHEMIEARDVRMGMYGHSNQVAHHITYMYDAAGQPYKTQKNVREVLSRLYTGSAIGQGYHGDEDNGEQSAWYLFSALGFYPLVMGSGEYAIGSPLFKKATVHLENGHDLVVKAPKNSMKNIYVQGLRVNGKRWNKTSLPHSLLSRGGVLDFDMGAKPSSWGTGKHDAPVSVTKDDKVPTPRADVLKDEGALFDNTSATQASATTVDLPLSGDRAKAAQYTLTSPADHTKAPTGWTLQASSDGTHWRTLDKRSGESFRWDRQTRAFSIPHARSYAHYRLVLNGEATLSEVELLG